From Qipengyuania psychrotolerans:
TCAGCTTCGCGTCGGAAAAACGCTTCGCTGCCAAGCCAATACGAATTGGTTTGTCGGGATCGTCGAGGAGCTTTTCGATTAGGTCTGCAAGGCCATCGATATCTCGCCCATCGACAAGATAACCGGTTTCACCGTCTACGATGAAGTCGAGTGGCCCACCGTTGTTTCCTGCAATCGGGACACACGCGAATTGCATCGCATCTGCAATGGTGATGCCGAATCCCTCGATATCTGCGCCATTGTCGGCAATCACCTGAGGGTGAAGGAACAGCGCAGAACGGCTGTACTCCTCGACCATTCGCGCTTCACTAGTGAAGCCGAGCATTTCGACATGCTGGCCGAGGCCATGCTCCTCGATGGATTGCCTAATCCCATCCGCCTCCGGTCCGGTCCCAGCGATCCGATATCGAAAGTGCTTTCCCCGGTCACGAACCAAAGCCAAAGCCTCGATGCACGCGACGATATTCTTCCGTTCGACCAGCCGGCACACAGTGAAAATTGCCGAGGTTTCTCGTTCCGGCAAAATCTTGGGATGATCAAACTTTGTGGTGCCGTTCCACGCGACAACTGTTCGTTCAGCCAGTCCGGGATAGGCCGCATCGAATTTTTGACGAATTGCTTCGCTTACAAAAATCAATCGATCGGCTTTTGACAGAACCTGACGCGCAAGCTTTTCCATGGGTTTGGAAATTGTGAAAACTTCTTTTCCATGGACGGTAATCGCCAGAGGGGTCCTTGGCCAAACCAAGCGGGTCAGCCCCCCTACCCTCCAGCTCGTCGCGTGGATCATATCTGGGCTGTATCCGGCAAGGCGCAATCGCAACAATCCGGCCAGCATCTTTACCGCAACGCTTGCCTGTGAGCGCTGCTTGACGGAGAGGAACCAATCGAACGCGCTAGTCTCAGTCAAAGCCTCATCGATATGCGAGGCCAAGACTCTCACGACTTTGCCGGACTCGGCGTAGGCTGAGGCAACTTCGTAAGAATATGTTTCGATCCCTCCGATATCCGGGGGGAAGCCTTTGGCAATTACGAGAACGTTTTCTGGTTGGGTTGACATGGATCTTGGACTGGCTTTCGAGCGTAACCGAGTGGGGTGCTTCAAGATTTGATGTAAGTGCGACGGGCCAAAGCGCCGGGCCAAGCGAACAGCCATGCCGAAGCGCGATAATACCAAGGTGCCTTGCGGCGCCCCTTTGTCCGCGGATTAAAGGCCATCTTGCCTTCGTGCTTGAACTCATTCCCTCCAATCAGATGGTCGATTTCGAAGGCCTCTCCGGCAGCGATCCGATCGGTCACTGAGGACATATCCATGGAGAGAAAATCTCCGATCCGTTCGAGTTCGGCACGCGGGTTTGCGGAGAGATTGTCATGCGAAACATGTAATACCCGTTTCGGGAACGCGCTGGCGATCCTGACCGCTGCCAGCATTCCCACTGACCATCCTGCCGCGAGCAGCATCATGAAGGGAAAAGTCATGAGCCCGGGACGATAGAGTCGCTTCATGAACTTTATAGGGCTGCCCGTGCCAAGCCTGTAATAGTGGGAGGTGATGGTGATGTCAGGCTCACGATAGATATGAATGACTTTCGCAGCCGGGTCAGACTTTAACATCATCAGTCCGCGCGTGTATTCCTTGTGGCTATCGACAAAAGCTTCAACTCCGAAGACCTTGCCAATAGCGGCGCTGAGCGAGCGCGTTGCAGAGGCATAGAACGCCCACCGATCATCAACGTTCTCTGGTTTGCTTGACAGCGCTGACCTGAACTCACGTATGTCAGTCATTTCGTAAAGGACGGGGATGTCATCGTCCAGACTGCGGCCGGTATCCCGTTGGTATTGGTCGAATACCTTTGACCATTTGACACACTCGCGAATTGGCTCTCCGCAGGAGCACTTCTCTTCTGGCCCCCGTGCAAACGCATCGAGGATCTCCCCGCATCCCTCGATGCCGGGATGACCATGCAAGAGAACGGTCAAGATTGTAGATCCCGAATGGGCCCGTCCGATCACGTAGATGGGCATCACACCATCAGCCATGCGCCCCTCCTGAATATTTGGCAGCAAGCGGGGACCAGTCCGAAATATCGAATGGGACCATGCTTTGGAGCTTGCGACAATCTTCTAAGAAATAGGCGTTGAGCCTGTCGCGCATTTCCTCACTCAATCTTTCGGGCCGGTCTGCAAATCTATCAACAAATTGTGTCACGCTCCTGCTTACGCTTCGGCGAAGTCCCGGTGAAAGCAGGGGCTTGACCATGGACTTAACCAGGCTGGGCCGATTGAAACCATTGCGGATCGCGCCCAGGGTTTTGTTTTTGTGTTGCACAGTCACATTCTCGCGATCGCCGGATTGCACTTCGGCGGCTGGAATTTCCAGAAATTGGCAGATACGGTCGAAAACGGCCTGACTGTCAGCGCGAAAATCCTCGAACTTTAGCAGGAGAATTCGTTCATCGCCGAATGCATCAAGATACCGCTGCAAGTGCTGAGAATAAAGGCCGGTATAAAGGTACCGCCAACCGTATACCCAGTCGTCGCGGCCCCCTGACAATTCCTCATCGACCGCCTCTTCGAAGGTTAAAGCACGTTCGTTCCCGCGCGAGGAATTATAGCCCCAAGCGGAGTAGGCACGAGCGACCGGGTCACGCAATGCGATGATGATGCGCGCATTCGGCACCGTTTCGCGAATTCGCCGCGCCGCGTTGGGCGATGGAAAATAGGGTGTAGAGGCGTCTCCCCTGTGCGTGGCCAATTGCGCCGCACGGGATGCAAACATCGCCGCATAGGCCTGCTCCGTAAAAACGCCCATGTCGACCTGCGAGAGATCCTGGATTGTGCCATCAGGTCCAGGGCGTTTCATGGTTTGCCAACGCTCTTGGTCATCGAAGCCGCGAATGAAATAGCCCGGCTCCTTGGGAGTGGACATGAAAACATTCGGATGCTTGGCCAGCATCGCGTGCAAGCTGGTAGTCCCCGCCTTCTGCGCGCCCGCGATGAAAAATGTAGGGGCTGTCATAACGCTCGTTCCTTAAGCGGGAGAAGGTAGGCCGCGACCGAGGGGTCGATGCCAAGATTCCTTCTGGCCCAGAACACGACCCAGATATTCCAGCTCGCCTTCAATATGAGGAGCCCGAAGGCAGCCCCCAGACCGCCATAAAGGTAACTCAACAAAATGAGACTGGCGAAGCCCATCGGATTGGCAATGAGGAGGATGCGCAGGAATTCGCGATCATGTCCTGTCATGTTCATGAGTTGACCGCTCGATCCGCACATCGCGGCGATCAAGAAACCGCACATTACGACCAGTTGGGTCGTCGCTGAGCTTGCGAATTCTTGGTTCAACAGTCCCAGCAGGAGCTCTCCAAAGAAGGCAAGCACAGCGATGCCGGCAAGAGCCGCCGCCGTTG
This genomic window contains:
- a CDS encoding sulfotransferase family protein; this translates as MTAPTFFIAGAQKAGTTSLHAMLAKHPNVFMSTPKEPGYFIRGFDDQERWQTMKRPGPDGTIQDLSQVDMGVFTEQAYAAMFASRAAQLATHRGDASTPYFPSPNAARRIRETVPNARIIIALRDPVARAYSAWGYNSSRGNERALTFEEAVDEELSGGRDDWVYGWRYLYTGLYSQHLQRYLDAFGDERILLLKFEDFRADSQAVFDRICQFLEIPAAEVQSGDRENVTVQHKNKTLGAIRNGFNRPSLVKSMVKPLLSPGLRRSVSRSVTQFVDRFADRPERLSEEMRDRLNAYFLEDCRKLQSMVPFDISDWSPLAAKYSGGAHG
- a CDS encoding glycosyltransferase family 4 protein, coding for MAVRLARRFGPSHLHQILKHPTRLRSKASPRSMSTQPENVLVIAKGFPPDIGGIETYSYEVASAYAESGKVVRVLASHIDEALTETSAFDWFLSVKQRSQASVAVKMLAGLLRLRLAGYSPDMIHATSWRVGGLTRLVWPRTPLAITVHGKEVFTISKPMEKLARQVLSKADRLIFVSEAIRQKFDAAYPGLAERTVVAWNGTTKFDHPKILPERETSAIFTVCRLVERKNIVACIEALALVRDRGKHFRYRIAGTGPEADGIRQSIEEHGLGQHVEMLGFTSEARMVEEYSRSALFLHPQVIADNGADIEGFGITIADAMQFACVPIAGNNGGPLDFIVDGETGYLVDGRDIDGLADLIEKLLDDPDKPIRIGLAAKRFSDAKLTWSSHVQTVIQALMLPK
- a CDS encoding sulfotransferase, coding for MADGVMPIYVIGRAHSGSTILTVLLHGHPGIEGCGEILDAFARGPEEKCSCGEPIRECVKWSKVFDQYQRDTGRSLDDDIPVLYEMTDIREFRSALSSKPENVDDRWAFYASATRSLSAAIGKVFGVEAFVDSHKEYTRGLMMLKSDPAAKVIHIYREPDITITSHYYRLGTGSPIKFMKRLYRPGLMTFPFMMLLAAGWSVGMLAAVRIASAFPKRVLHVSHDNLSANPRAELERIGDFLSMDMSSVTDRIAAGEAFEIDHLIGGNEFKHEGKMAFNPRTKGRRKAPWYYRASAWLFAWPGALARRTYIKS